In the genome of Ananas comosus cultivar F153 linkage group 11, ASM154086v1, whole genome shotgun sequence, one region contains:
- the LOC109717723 gene encoding lipid phosphate phosphatase 2-like — protein sequence MADILLGSHTIKSHGAKVARFHMYDWIILVLLAVIDGLLNIIEPFHRFVGKDMMTDLRYPMKSNTVPFWAVPIIAIILPFFIFSGIYLKKRNVYDLHNAILGLLFSVLITAVITDAIKDGVGRPRPDFFWRCFPDGKDLYDNSTTSVICHGEKSVINEGHKSFPSGHSSWSFAGLGFLSWYLAGKITAFDRKGHIAKLCIVFLPLLVASLVAVSRVDDYWHHWQDVFAGGLLGLTVASFCYLQFFPSPFGADSFWPHAFTQQLAERRNNNSQVSSTVNAYSSRPQEIETVRASTEDHIGINI from the exons ATGGCGGATATTCTACTGGGATCTCACACTATAAAATCGCATGGCGCCAAAGTAGCACGGTTCCACATGTATGATTGGATTATACTTGTACTTCTCGCAGTAATTGACGGACTATTAAACATAATAGAACCATTCCATCGCTTTGTCGGAAAGGACATGATGACAGATCTGAGATACCCGATGAAAAGCAACACGGTGCCATTCTGGGCTGTTCCG ATCATTGCCATCATATTGCCTTTCTTTATCTTCAGCGGGATTTACCTTAAAAAGAGAAATGTGTATGATTTGCATAACGCCATACTAG GCCTTCTTTTTTCTGTGCTTATAACTGCGGTAATCACGGATGCAATTAAGGATGGCGTTGGTCGCCCGCGACCTGATTTCTTTTGGCGCTGTTTTCCCGATGGCAAAGAT TTGTACGATAATTCCACAACAAGTGTTATATGCCACGGAGAGAAGAGTGTCATCAACGAAGGTCACAAGAGCTTTCCAAGCGGCCATTCTTCAT GGTCATTCGCTGGTCTAGGATTTCTTTCATGGTATCTAGCTGGGAAAATAACAGCCTTTGATCGCAAAGGCCACATCGCGAAACTTTGCATTGTTTTCCTGCCTCTGCTTGTCGCATCTCTCGTGGCAGTTTCTCGAGTAGATGACTATTGGCATCACTGGCAAGATGTGTTTGCTGGAGGTCTTCTAG GACTTACGGTTGCTTCATTTTGTTACCTGCAATTCTTCCCGTCTCCTTTTGGTGCAGATA GTTTCTGGCCTCATGCATTTACTCAGCAACTGGCAGAGAGGCGTAATAATAACAGTCAGGTCTCGTCTACCGTAAACGCTTATAGTTCAAGGCCTCAGGAAATCGAAACTGTTCGTGCTTCAACCGAAGATCACATTGGAATCAACATATGA
- the LOC109717558 gene encoding UPF0481 protein At3g47200-like, whose protein sequence is MIEGESSRANEKKIDELVYCMSRELNYQWSLSDTIGSQAYVIYKVPQIIRELDRNAYAPIILSIGPYHHGTPDLLAMEKEKWYCLHYILNLNPEKNLQDYVNVIVGLVNQARSYYAEEVKMEDDKFVQMLLVDGSFILVSLYGMDGIGLPLSEEYGGNANSQEIVEEDRKGQIQNKTYESLSIEKRTTEGAQAMKGGQANKDTSLLEVELTPCEASQRNNENDKTEEKVHKQCQDNSDQVGPWYTYFVAHDLLLLENQLPFFIIKKIYELVASKDGTTPSVADKIAKHVEIMLRHYPKAIQESDRPKEFHHLLHLCHMYFRPSQKVDKENQHKSKPQFLCRFLHLSLRYFKLSNWLKEDYRNLLRNQQSDSPQSGQKRWRRAVHYYEAGIEFERREFDKQNPHSLLDIKFGLKFGHGVMEIPRLSIDANTVSLFRNFIAFEQTCPQVGNEITTYVVFMSQLLSMPDDVTLLAQRGIILHQLRSDKDVSTLFTKLSKDVVFDFNANYYLKSLSQMMEAHYQSRLNRWIAWLRHNHFSNPWLALGALAAAIMLFCTVIQTLIAVFSYTNPPVDDS, encoded by the coding sequence ATGATTGAAGGTGAGAGCAGTAGAGCcaatgaaaagaaaatagatGAACTGGTTTATTGCATGTCAAGGGAGCTTAATTATCAATGGTCACTGAGTGACACCATTGGTTCTCAAGCGTACGTTATCTATAAAGTTCCTCAAATCATCCGCGAATTGGATAGGAATGCTTACGCGCCTATTATTCTCTCCATAGGTCCGTATCACCATGGAACTCCAGACCTACTAGCCatggagaaggagaagtggtATTGCCTGCATTACATTCTTAATTTGAATCCTGAAAAGAATTTGCAGGATTATGTAAATGTAATTGTGGGACTAGTAAATCAAGCAAGAAGCTATTATGCTGAGGAGGTTAAAATGGAAGACGACAAGTTTGTACAGATGCTCTTGGTTGATGGATCCTTCATACTTGTGTCTCTTTACGGAATGGATGGAATTGGATTACCTTTGTCCGAAGAATATGGAGGCAATGCTAATTCCCAGGAAATAGTGGAGGAAGATAGGAAAGGACAAATACAGAACAAAACATATGAGTCACTAAGCATAGAGAAAAGGACTACAGAGGGCGCGCAGGCAATGAAGGGTGGACAGGCAAACAAGGATACATCTTTGCTTGAGGTAGAATTAACCCCGTGTGAGGCAAGCCAAAGAAACAACGAAAATGATAAAACAGAAGAAAAGGTGCATAAACAATGTCAAGATAATTCTGACCAGGTTGGTCCATGGTACACCTACTTTGTAGCACACGACCTACTCCTGCTAGAGAACCAACTTCCTTTTTTCATTATCAAGAAAATATATGAGCTAGTTGCAAGTAAAGATGGTACAACTCCATCTGTTGCAGACAAAATTGCCAAACATGTAGAAATTATGCTGCGCCACTATCCAAAAGCAATACAAGAATCTGACAGGCCAAAAGAGTTCCACCATTTACTCCACTTGTGTCATATGTACTTCAGACCTAGCCAGAAGGTGGACAAAGAGAATCAGCACAAGTCAAAGCCTCAATTCCTTTGCCGCTTTCTTCATTTGAGCCTCAGATATTTCAAATTAAGTAATTGGTTGAAGGAAGACTATAGAAACTTACTGCGCAACCAGCAGTCAGATTCCCCTCAATCTGGCCAGAAGCGTTGGCGCCGAGCAGTACATTATTATGAAGCAGGAATTGAATTTGAAAGGAGGGAATTTGATAAACAAAATCCCCATTCTCTCTTGGACATAAAGTTTGGCCTAAAGTTTGGGCATGGTGTAATGGAAATTCCACGCTTATCTATCGACGCGAACACCGTCTCTCTTTTCAGGAACTTTATCGCATTTGAACAAACTTGCCCTCAAGTTGGAAATGAGATCACTACATATGTTGTTTTCATGTCTCAGCTTCTCAGCATGCCTGATGATGTCACGCTGCTTGCTCAAAGAGGAATTATTCTGCACCAACTGCGTAGCGATAAAGATGTCTCGACTCTTTTCACCAAGCTTAGTAAAGATGTGGTCTTTGATTTCAATGCTAATTATTACCTGAAATCTTTATCTCAGATGATGGAAGCACACTACCAGAGTCGGCTGAATAGGTGGATTGCATGGTTGAGGCATAACCACTTTAGTAATCCATGGTTGGCCTTAGGAGCATTAGCTGCTGCAATCATGCTTTTTTGCACTGTAATACAAACACTAATTGCCGTCTTCTCTTACACGAACCCGCCAGTGGATGATTCTTAA